The following proteins are co-located in the Cryptococcus neoformans var. grubii H99 chromosome 1, complete sequence genome:
- a CDS encoding transcription elongation factor B, polypeptide 1, which translates to MSAGKKPQTQLPEDDYVLLESADGYTFVVSRKIACASGMLKSMLDEDAAFEESKNKTCRIQQRGVILAKVIEYLAYKVQWSECLAEEVNEDFSDRIDPYIALELLTAADFLDC; encoded by the exons ATGTCCGCTGGCAAGAAACCTCAAACGCAGCTCCCAGAAGACGATTACGTCCTCCTTGAATCAGCCGACGGCTATACTTTTGTCGTCTCTCGAAAGATTGCTTGCGCAAGTGGCATGCTCAAAAGCATgcttgatgaagatg CCGCATTTGAAGAGTCGAAGAACAAGACGTGCAGAATTCAGCAGAG GGGTGTGATACTTGCAAAAGTCATAGAATACCTTGCGTACAAGGTTCAATGGTCGGAATGTCTTGCCGAAGAGGTCAATGAAGACTTTTCAGACCGCATCGATCCTTATATCGCTTTAGAACT GCTCACAGCTGCTGATTTCCTTGACTGTTAA
- a CDS encoding NADH dehydrogenase — MITRRLASTVSVPPGNKSPRKIVLVGAGFLGSYVAKALIADPRNRIQIVSRHPQSLHSKLSTLGAQILPPASVDITSSSSVQELRKAFEGASAVVSLAGLLVGSDKQMKALQEDGARRVGEAASEEGVGRVVDISAIGANPQGVTAYWRTKAKGEDAIREYHPTATVIRPSLLFGPGDSFFSRFATLAKYLPFLPVFGGGITRFQPVYVGDVARAVEICCRDDPIVVSQVAGRIIEAGGPDIFTYREMMELVLRYTNLEGRRAIVSLPYWLGSVQGFFLEKLPETMFTVTRDQVKQLRNDNIVSPHPPMFAQNFEDLLKAFPSSAPSSAPPGDAGLKSVYDILPTYLGVGKREEGKRTHGRKSASLDEVKSMGKR, encoded by the exons ATGATCACAAGAAGACTCGCTTCCACTGTTTCTGTTCCTCCCGGGAACAAGTCTCCTCGCAAGATTGTACTAGTAGGAGCCGGTTTTCTCG GATCGTATGTCGCCAAAGCCTTGATTGCCGATCCCCGTAACCGAATCCAGATTGTATCTCGTCACCCACAATCTC TCCATTCCAAACTGTCTACTTTGGGAGCCCAGATCCTCCCGCCCGCCTCGGTAGAcatcacctcttcttcctcggtcCAAGAACTGCGTAAGGCTTTTGAAGGAGCTTCTGCCGTCGTCTCTTTGGCGGGCTTGTTGGTGGGGAGCGACAAGCAGATGAAGGCGCTGCAGGAAGATGGGGCGAGGAGGGTAGGAGAAGCTGCTAGTGAAGAAGGTGTAGGGAGGGTGGTTGACATTAGTGCCATTGGGGCTAACCCGCAAGGTGTAACTGCCTA TTGGAGGACCAAAgcgaaaggagaagatgctATACGTGAATATCATCCCACTGCAACAGTCATTCGTCCTTCACTCCTCTTCGGACCCGGtgactctttcttctcg CGCTTTGCAACTTTGGCAAAGtaccttcctttcctcccagTGTTTGGAGGCGGCATCACTCGGTTCCA ACCGGTGTATGTAGGGGACGTTGCACGAGCAGTCGAGATATGTTGTCGCGACGATCCGATTGTCGTCAGTCAAGTCGCTGGACGTATCATTGAAGCTGGAGGACCGGACATCTTCACTTACCgcgagatgatggagcTCGTGCTTCGCTATACCAACCTTGAAGGCCGTCGGGCTATCGTTTCTTTACCTTATTGGCTGGGGAGCGTGCAAGGATTTTTTCTCGAAAAGTTGCCTGAAACAATGTTCACCGTCACGCGAGATCAAGTGAAGCAGTTACGAAATGATAACATTGTATCGCCCCATCCGCCCATGTTTGCTCAGAATTTTGAGGATTTATTGAAAGCATTCCCGAGTTCGGCACCGAGCAGTGCTCCTCCTGGGGATGCGGGGTTGAAAAGTGTATATGACATTTTGCCTACGTATCTGGGGGtcgggaagagggaggagggtaaGAGGACGCATGGTCGGAAGAGTGCGAGTTTGGACGAGGTGAAGAGTATGGGGAAGCGATAA